Proteins from a genomic interval of Zingiber officinale cultivar Zhangliang chromosome 2A, Zo_v1.1, whole genome shotgun sequence:
- the LOC122043499 gene encoding putative pentatricopeptide repeat-containing protein At1g10330: protein MMSVRRHQRIPDLKLLLGYLRNRCQPPSLLLQIHAALITTGYLLPSPSSHPDDIPIPGRTPTTFVYNILIRAYRGLPHACLILFSQMLSHGVLPNHHTFPSLIKVVAATYCCTYSVPTLHSQAFRRGLTLDGFINCSIVDFYARAHDLDSARKTFDELSYPDLASCNSILHALCLHGNLASALRVFDRMVDRDIITWASLINGYAKNYEFHSAISLFRRWIMQKDVPLTPNEAMLVGALSVFANLDGLDAQLNGREIHGYIIRNEAPLTAFLGTALIDMYNKHGLLSYCTSIFKATLEKEVCTWNAMISALACNGKAIEALILFEEFRAADMHPNHITFVAVLSACSRQKLVEIGLEWFKAMYSRFGVVPLMEHYGCVVDILARAGFLKEAVEFIRRMPFEADASVWGALLGSCKVHEDAQIVDNVRKELARLHFGSSSRNMILRNLYAAAERWNDAAELKIAWEKSGMRKPTGHSWIVS from the coding sequence ATGATGTCTGTTCGGCGCCACCAACGCATACCAGATCTCAAGTTACTACTTGGATACTTGCGCAACCGCTGCCAGCCTCCGTCGCTGCTATTGCAAATCCACGCCGCTCTCATCACCACAGGCTACCTCCTCCCTTCCCCATCCTCCCACCCCGACGACATTCCCATTCCCGGGCGCACCCCCACCACCTTCGTCTACAACATCCTGATACGGGCTTACCGAGGCCTCCCCCATGCATGTCTCATTCTCTTCTCCCAAATGCTCTCCCACGGCGTCCTCCCTAATCACCACACGTTTCCTTCACTTATAAAAGTCGTCGCCGCCACCTACTGCTGTACCTACTCCGTCCCAACCCTCCACTCTCAGGCCTTCCGCCGCGGTCTCACCCTCGACGGATTCATTAACTGCTCCATAGTCGACTTTTACGCACGTGCTCATGATCTCGATTCTGCACGAAAGACGTTCGATGAATTATCCTATCCGGACTTGGCCTCCTGCAACTCGATCCTCCATGCGCTATGTCTCCACGGCAACCTTGCTTCTGCTCTTAGGGTGTTCGATAGAATGGTCGATAGAGACATTATTACGTGGGCAAGCCTCATCAATGGTTACGCCAAGAATTATGAGTTTCATTCAGCAATTTCCCTCTTCAGACGATGGATTATGCAGAAGGATGTTCCTTTGACACCGAATGAAGCTATGTTGGTCGGCGCCCTCTCTGTGTTCGCCAATTTGGATGGTCTCGATGCTCAATTGAATGGCCGGGAGATTCATGGTTACATCATCCGGAATGAAGCCCCTTTGACAGCATTCCTAGGGACTGCATTGATCGACATGTACAACAAGCATGGCCTTTTGTCTTATTGCACGAGCATATTTAAAGCGACATTGGAGAAGGAAGTCTGCACTTGGAATGCAATGATCTCGGCTCTTGCTTGCAATGGTAAGGCGATTGAAGCCCTGATCTTGTTTGAAGAATTCAGAGCTGCAGACATGCATCCCAATCACATCACATTTGTTGCAGTTTTATCTGCTTGCTCTAGACAAAAGTTAGTAGAAATTGGTTTAGAGTGGTTCAAGGCGATGTATTCCAGATTTGGAGTGGTTCCATTGATGGAGCACTATGGGTGTGTAGTTGATATTTTGGCCAGGGCTGGTTTCTTGAAGGAGGCAGTTGAGTTCATCAGGAGGATGCCTTTTGAGGCTGATGCATCAGTATGGGGTGCACTTTTGGGGTCTTGCAAGGTCCATGAAGATGCACAAATTGTGGATAATGTGAGGAAAGAATTGGCTAGACTACACTTTGGGAGTTCCAGTCGTAATATGATTCTCAGGAACTTATATGCTGCAGCTGAGAGATGGAACGATGCTGCAGAGCTAAAGATTGCATGGGAGAAATCAGGGATGAGAAAGCCCACTGGGCATAGCTGGATTGTTTCTTGA